Proteins found in one Nitratiruptor sp. SB155-2 genomic segment:
- a CDS encoding OmpP1/FadL family transporter → MKKLLLFVPLALFATVGDNLVGAGAKSRGVAGAGIASYQGAESIFINPSLISFAQRSSVEIGTTFFMPKVYANGYKSRADFELIPYFGYIKPLDRESTVGLGLFSVSGMGVEYPVSSLAYMKTQFGYAKLIGAYAKQWGNLGIGIGCNISYGALRIAARMPNQLGDRLSKDIGFGLNVGLHYSWEDITLATTLTSPVSMKYSRVFDFNHDGKKESFHLTQPAEAGVGIAYHKNGWFVMGDYKRIFWSHAKGYKDFNWKSQNVYTIGIQKRFANFSVRTGYSYATKVMNGFTDSNVEGVSFRAQDIAFFNLVGFPAITRRHISVGMTMGLKPYKINLAWLYAPKEHLSSGSLQASNRQSSLTIGIEYSF, encoded by the coding sequence ATGAAAAAGCTGCTTCTCTTTGTCCCATTGGCTCTTTTTGCTACAGTTGGAGACAATTTGGTGGGCGCAGGTGCGAAGTCGAGAGGTGTTGCTGGTGCCGGTATCGCTTCATACCAGGGAGCTGAATCTATCTTTATCAACCCATCTTTAATTTCCTTTGCGCAAAGAAGCAGTGTGGAAATAGGAACTACTTTTTTCATGCCAAAAGTGTATGCCAATGGGTATAAAAGCAGGGCCGATTTCGAGTTGATACCCTATTTTGGATATATCAAGCCTTTGGATAGAGAAAGTACTGTCGGTTTAGGCTTGTTTAGTGTCAGCGGAATGGGTGTGGAATATCCGGTCTCTTCGCTTGCGTATATGAAAACGCAGTTTGGCTATGCAAAATTGATCGGAGCCTATGCAAAACAGTGGGGAAATTTAGGTATTGGGATTGGATGTAATATTTCGTATGGTGCTCTACGTATTGCGGCACGCATGCCAAACCAGCTTGGTGATAGGTTGAGCAAAGATATCGGATTTGGGCTCAATGTGGGATTGCATTATAGCTGGGAAGATATCACTTTGGCAACTACCCTCACCTCTCCCGTATCTATGAAGTACAGTCGTGTTTTTGACTTCAATCATGACGGGAAAAAAGAGAGTTTCCATCTTACTCAACCAGCGGAAGCGGGTGTAGGCATTGCCTATCATAAGAATGGATGGTTTGTTATGGGAGATTATAAAAGGATATTTTGGTCTCATGCGAAAGGATATAAAGATTTTAATTGGAAGAGTCAAAATGTCTATACCATTGGGATTCAAAAACGTTTTGCAAATTTTTCTGTACGTACCGGATACAGTTATGCTACAAAAGTTATGAACGGCTTTACGGACAGCAATGTAGAAGGGGTTTCTTTTCGGGCCCAAGATATTGCGTTTTTCAATCTCGTAGGGTTTCCTGCTATAACAAGAAGACACATAAGTGTTGGAATGACAATGGGTCTTAAACCTTATAAAATCAATCTTGCATGGCTTTATGCTCCAAAAGAGCATCTATCAAGTGGCTCTTTGCAAGCTTCCAATAGGCAAAGTTCACTCACTATAGGGATAGAGTACAGCTTTTAG
- the pgeF gene encoding peptidoglycan editing factor PgeF, with protein MKIRRFITNRWGGVSKPPYDTFNLALHVGDNPLDVQKNRAILKEKTGLSEIQFANQIHSDKIVVIDTLQKPPSCDGLITTTPNLGLAVMSADCFGVLLYDEKGIIAALHAGRAGATKKIVGKAIKQMKNLGANSIKAILSPGIHSCCYEIALEMAQTYPKRFIKRNRFLDIPAMIYEQLKEGGVESIQDYNICTCCNSDYFSYRRDGPTGRFVSLIWMEES; from the coding sequence ATGAAGATAAGAAGATTTATTACCAATCGATGGGGTGGGGTGAGCAAACCGCCATACGATACATTCAACCTGGCATTACATGTAGGTGACAATCCTTTGGATGTACAAAAAAATAGAGCAATATTGAAGGAAAAAACCGGGCTTTCCGAGATTCAGTTTGCCAATCAAATCCATTCAGACAAAATTGTTGTGATCGATACGTTGCAAAAACCTCCATCCTGTGATGGGTTGATAACGACAACTCCAAATTTGGGACTGGCTGTTATGAGTGCGGACTGTTTTGGTGTACTTTTATATGATGAAAAGGGGATAATCGCAGCATTGCACGCAGGTAGAGCAGGAGCAACGAAAAAAATAGTTGGCAAAGCGATCAAACAGATGAAAAATCTTGGTGCAAACAGCATCAAAGCAATCCTTTCTCCCGGTATTCACAGTTGCTGCTACGAAATCGCGTTGGAGATGGCACAAACCTATCCAAAAAGATTTATAAAACGAAATCGATTTTTAGATATACCTGCTATGATTTATGAACAGTTAAAAGAGGGTGGGGTAGAATCGATTCAAGATTACAATATCTGTACCTGTTGCAACAGTGATTATTTTTCCTATAGGCGTGATGGCCCAACTGGAAGATTTGTTTCACTCATCTGGATGGAGGAATCATGA
- a CDS encoding TetR/AcrR family transcriptional regulator: MSKKMDLLQIAARHFANYGYSGVSLDKIAKEAGVTKPAIYYHFKNKDELYEAVLMYRFDTLLHHLEKKIAARMPAQKLVQYIEGFGEYLQQNPCFAAILAHEFADNGKHMSDSAAKQLSKTLNMLTSILNEGIAKEEFAIENPMVVQMMIVSSLIMHQTTKELRGRVANFVEGYKILPDPNIEDFAKLLARKIEKLIRKVP, translated from the coding sequence ATGAGTAAAAAAATGGATCTATTGCAGATCGCTGCAAGACATTTCGCCAACTATGGATATAGTGGTGTCTCTTTGGACAAGATTGCCAAAGAGGCTGGAGTAACAAAGCCGGCAATCTATTACCATTTCAAAAATAAGGATGAGTTGTATGAAGCGGTATTGATGTACCGTTTTGATACTCTTTTACACCATTTGGAAAAGAAAATAGCGGCTCGTATGCCGGCACAGAAACTGGTGCAATATATTGAAGGGTTTGGGGAGTATTTGCAACAAAACCCTTGCTTTGCGGCTATTTTGGCACATGAATTTGCTGATAACGGCAAACATATGAGCGATAGTGCTGCGAAGCAACTCTCGAAAACGCTCAACATGCTTACATCCATTCTCAACGAAGGAATCGCAAAAGAAGAGTTTGCAATAGAAAACCCTATGGTAGTTCAGATGATGATCGTAAGCTCGCTTATCATGCATCAAACAACTAAAGAGCTCCGCGGTCGCGTAGCAAATTTTGTGGAAGGGTATAAGATCTTGCCTGACCCCAATATCGAGGATTTTGCAAAACTCTTAGCAAGAAAAATAGAAAAACTTATAAGGAAAGTCCCATGA
- a CDS encoding efflux RND transporter periplasmic adaptor subunit, whose translation MKKWIKIALFLLIVVLLVIGAVRLVKKRKAQEAATPIAKEYAVLVHTFQPKREKLTLTSDYIALVENEANTKIASKYPGRVLQLAKVGSKVKKGDIVVRLDDTPLRSKLSNLRYQKEATLQAIASTKVVLHNLEKIHARTKKLMDVKGASVEQYEKEQNQISSTKAKLASLRAQLASLKTNIEEIQNELTYTTLRSNVDGVVAKRFANEGDVVMPGKPLLAINTDKESYLLIRVPKETKIYGIVYKGKTYPVTPLQSTFNSLAEYRANVENDSLVAGQRVETSVILYQGDAELLPQDAILNRDGKSYVLVVQGDGAIAKEVHIVASANEGVVVKESLTGQKIVVAKPDILLKLLSGIKLKEIKG comes from the coding sequence ATGAAAAAGTGGATCAAAATAGCCCTATTCTTGCTCATTGTTGTATTGCTCGTCATTGGTGCCGTTAGGCTGGTTAAAAAGAGAAAAGCCCAGGAAGCCGCCACTCCTATAGCAAAAGAGTATGCTGTACTTGTGCATACATTTCAGCCAAAAAGAGAAAAACTCACTCTAACTTCTGATTATATTGCTCTTGTAGAGAATGAAGCGAATACAAAAATTGCTTCCAAATATCCAGGAAGAGTGCTTCAACTTGCCAAGGTGGGCAGCAAGGTAAAGAAAGGTGATATCGTGGTACGTCTGGACGATACGCCGTTGCGCTCTAAACTCTCAAACTTGCGATACCAAAAAGAGGCGACCTTGCAAGCTATCGCCTCTACAAAAGTGGTTTTACATAATCTAGAAAAAATCCATGCAAGAACAAAAAAGCTCATGGATGTTAAGGGAGCATCGGTTGAACAGTATGAAAAAGAGCAAAATCAGATCAGTTCGACAAAAGCAAAACTGGCAAGCCTAAGAGCACAGCTTGCCTCTTTGAAAACAAATATCGAAGAGATTCAAAATGAGCTCACCTATACAACACTGCGATCCAATGTGGATGGCGTTGTTGCCAAACGATTTGCCAATGAAGGTGATGTGGTGATGCCTGGAAAACCGCTTCTAGCAATCAATACCGATAAAGAGAGCTATCTTTTGATTCGAGTTCCAAAAGAGACGAAAATCTACGGCATTGTCTATAAAGGCAAAACCTATCCTGTAACGCCACTGCAATCTACGTTCAACTCTTTGGCTGAATATAGGGCCAATGTGGAAAATGACTCTTTGGTTGCAGGGCAAAGAGTAGAGACATCTGTTATCTTGTATCAAGGCGATGCGGAACTTCTGCCTCAAGATGCCATCTTAAACAGAGATGGAAAAAGCTATGTGTTGGTGGTCCAAGGCGATGGTGCCATAGCAAAAGAGGTGCATATTGTTGCAAGTGCCAACGAAGGTGTAGTGGTCAAAGAGTCACTGACTGGGCAAAAGATAGTCGTTGCAAAACCGGATATTTTGCTCAAACTCTTAAGTGGTATCAAGCTTAAAGAGATAAAAGGATAG
- a CDS encoding secondary thiamine-phosphate synthase enzyme YjbQ, translating to MQTIQLKTSHKSEMIEITEIVKEAVIRSGVSNGSCIVYSPHTTTGVLLFENVDPNLQRDYLAHMSRLVPKSDRYAHGTNADAHLKSALCGNSVSIPVVDAKLMLGQWQGIFFCEFDGPRDERTLYIKVVNG from the coding sequence ATGCAAACAATTCAGCTAAAAACAAGTCATAAATCGGAGATGATTGAGATCACGGAGATTGTAAAAGAGGCTGTGATTCGCAGTGGCGTGAGCAATGGCAGCTGTATCGTTTACTCCCCTCATACCACTACAGGTGTTTTACTTTTTGAAAATGTCGATCCAAACTTGCAACGAGATTATTTGGCTCACATGAGCCGACTTGTGCCAAAAAGCGATCGATATGCCCATGGCACCAATGCCGATGCTCACTTGAAAAGTGCTCTTTGCGGCAATAGCGTCAGTATTCCCGTAGTCGATGCGAAACTGATGCTTGGCCAGTGGCAAGGGATATTTTTTTGTGAGTTTGATGGACCAAGAGATGAGCGTACTCTATATATAAAAGTGGTTAATGGATAG
- the dtd gene encoding D-aminoacyl-tRNA deacylase → MVALIQRVKESWVKIDGTEIAKIGKGYNILLGVMKEDTTKDIEKLIKKIVKLRLFPNESGKMDKNILEVKGSVLVVSQFTLAGNAKKGNRPDFTAAMPPKEAKELYDHFCQKLSLHLPVQTGLFGAMMEVGIINDGPVTLILDSKKL, encoded by the coding sequence ATGGTAGCACTCATACAAAGAGTAAAAGAGTCTTGGGTCAAAATAGATGGAACGGAGATTGCCAAAATTGGCAAAGGATACAATATTTTGCTTGGTGTGATGAAAGAGGATACCACAAAGGATATCGAAAAATTGATCAAAAAAATTGTAAAACTCCGCCTCTTCCCCAACGAATCTGGAAAAATGGATAAAAATATCTTAGAAGTGAAGGGCTCTGTTCTGGTTGTGTCCCAGTTCACTCTGGCAGGGAATGCTAAAAAAGGAAATCGCCCGGATTTCACCGCAGCGATGCCACCAAAGGAAGCAAAAGAGCTGTATGATCACTTTTGCCAAAAATTATCACTCCATCTCCCGGTTCAAACAGGTCTATTTGGAGCCATGATGGAGGTGGGCATCATCAATGATGGTCCAGTCACTTTGATTCTTGATAGTAAGAAACTATGA
- a CDS encoding replication-associated recombination protein A: MDRYRPKSLEEFIGQRQLLAPEAPFYKLLKQRALPHSFFFGPPGTGKTTLARIVAKEYESDFFELNATSLKIEEIRKIVHRYKGSFIKPLLFIDEVHRLSKNQQEVLLPIMEKEEALILGASTENPFFSLTAAIRSRSMLFEFRPLNEEDLNQLVHRVCQNEECSIDEEAKEYIIRISQGDARNLLKFLTKASLIESHITLQLLRSLAPMSYHEGSNSKETHYDLASALIKSIRGSDVDAALYYLARLIEGGEPPEFIARRLVIFASEDIGNANPNALNLATSTMIAVKHIGYPEARIILSQCVIYLASSPKSNAAYKAINKAMEMVKDGEIYPIPEHLKPPKFQGYKYPHDYGGWVEQAYTTKPLKIYESSGIGYEKRLLDWLEKIKKVQ; encoded by the coding sequence ATGGATAGATACCGTCCAAAAAGTTTAGAAGAGTTTATAGGACAACGACAGCTTCTTGCTCCCGAAGCACCTTTTTATAAGCTTTTAAAACAAAGAGCCCTCCCCCACTCTTTTTTCTTTGGACCTCCAGGAACTGGTAAAACTACCCTTGCTAGAATCGTCGCCAAAGAGTATGAGAGCGATTTTTTCGAACTCAATGCAACAAGCCTAAAAATAGAAGAGATTCGAAAGATTGTTCATCGCTATAAAGGAAGCTTTATAAAGCCTTTGCTCTTTATCGATGAAGTACATAGGCTTTCCAAAAATCAGCAAGAGGTTTTACTTCCAATTATGGAAAAAGAGGAGGCTCTCATTTTGGGAGCGAGTACAGAAAATCCTTTCTTTTCCTTGACTGCCGCTATTCGTTCCCGCTCTATGCTTTTTGAGTTTCGACCATTAAATGAAGAGGATTTAAATCAATTGGTGCATAGGGTATGTCAAAACGAGGAATGCAGTATCGATGAGGAGGCGAAGGAGTATATTATTCGTATTTCCCAAGGAGATGCAAGAAATTTGCTGAAGTTTTTAACAAAAGCCTCCCTTATTGAAAGCCATATCACACTTCAACTGCTTCGTTCTTTAGCGCCAATGAGCTATCATGAAGGGAGTAATTCGAAAGAGACGCATTACGATTTGGCAAGCGCACTTATCAAAAGTATCCGAGGAAGCGATGTAGATGCTGCTCTATACTATCTAGCAAGACTGATTGAAGGGGGCGAGCCTCCCGAATTTATTGCAAGACGGCTTGTTATTTTTGCCAGTGAAGATATCGGCAATGCAAATCCCAACGCACTCAATCTTGCTACATCTACGATGATAGCTGTAAAACACATAGGTTATCCAGAAGCAAGAATTATTTTGTCCCAGTGCGTTATCTATCTTGCATCTTCTCCAAAATCCAATGCAGCCTACAAAGCGATCAACAAAGCGATGGAAATGGTTAAGGATGGAGAGATCTATCCCATTCCGGAGCATCTCAAGCCACCAAAGTTTCAGGGATACAAATATCCTCACGATTATGGAGGATGGGTGGAACAGGCATATACGACAAAACCACTAAAGATTTACGAAAGCAGTGGTATCGGATATGAAAAGCGGCTTTTAGATTGGTTGGAAAAGATCAAAAAGGTCCAGTAG
- a CDS encoding phosphoribosyltransferase: protein MIFSDRFEAGELLAQKLQGYRDDSQTIVVALPRGGVPVAYVIAKQLNLPMDIFFVKKIPSPYNPEAAIGAISENGLEYLNERAVMMLNVSRPYVDEHARKIMEKMKEKRALYQKRRISVAGKRVILVDDGVATGASMYLAARALKDEGAKEVVIAVPVAPPDSLALLKEVADRVIVLQTPPDFMAVGQFYRDFHQLNDEEVMELLSKV, encoded by the coding sequence ATGATCTTTAGCGATAGATTTGAAGCAGGAGAGCTTTTGGCGCAAAAACTGCAAGGGTATAGAGATGATTCGCAGACCATAGTAGTGGCCCTTCCTAGAGGGGGCGTGCCGGTAGCCTATGTGATTGCGAAGCAGCTTAACCTTCCCATGGATATCTTTTTTGTCAAAAAGATTCCATCACCTTACAATCCCGAAGCCGCGATTGGAGCCATCAGTGAAAACGGGCTTGAGTATCTCAACGAAAGGGCTGTGATGATGCTCAATGTCTCCAGGCCCTATGTAGATGAGCATGCAAGAAAGATTATGGAAAAGATGAAAGAAAAAAGGGCTCTTTATCAAAAGAGGAGGATATCAGTAGCAGGAAAAAGAGTGATTTTAGTCGATGATGGCGTGGCGACGGGAGCAAGTATGTATCTGGCTGCAAGAGCTTTGAAAGATGAGGGAGCCAAAGAAGTGGTTATTGCCGTTCCGGTTGCGCCTCCGGATAGTTTGGCTCTTTTGAAAGAGGTAGCCGACAGGGTGATTGTACTGCAAACACCACCAGACTTTATGGCTGTAGGCCAGTTTTATCGAGATTTTCATCAACTAAATGATGAAGAGGTAATGGAGTTGCTATCCAAAGTTTAA
- a CDS encoding MarC family protein, whose translation MNSIFISILLHDIIALITIINPIAAASIMISMISPPTASAIADVARKATLTVFAASFVTLFGGEVVFQFFGINIYSIKIIGGIILMLIAINMAYGHGAKNRHSPEEAQEAQEKEDIAIVPLGIPILFGPGVIATIVVLSHNNSSQLHPALSYILLSIAILIASLATYLTLRYASIINKALGVTGIKILTRIMGLIVGAIAAQFLISGIKGLWEA comes from the coding sequence ATGAACTCTATTTTTATCTCGATTTTACTTCATGACATAATTGCACTTATAACTATTATCAACCCAATTGCAGCTGCTTCTATTATGATATCGATGATTTCGCCACCAACCGCATCCGCTATTGCAGATGTGGCAAGAAAAGCCACATTGACAGTTTTTGCAGCATCTTTTGTTACCCTTTTTGGTGGAGAGGTTGTCTTTCAGTTTTTTGGGATAAACATATACTCCATTAAAATTATAGGGGGCATTATATTGATGCTCATCGCCATCAATATGGCCTATGGACACGGAGCCAAAAACAGACACTCTCCGGAAGAAGCACAAGAAGCACAAGAAAAAGAGGATATCGCGATTGTCCCTCTCGGTATTCCTATCCTGTTTGGTCCAGGCGTTATAGCGACTATTGTAGTCTTAAGCCATAATAATTCTAGCCAGCTCCATCCAGCTCTTTCCTATATACTTTTAAGCATCGCTATTTTGATCGCATCATTGGCAACCTATCTCACTTTACGCTATGCAAGTATTATCAATAAAGCATTAGGAGTCACCGGCATTAAGATCCTGACACGAATCATGGGGCTTATCGTCGGAGCGATCGCAGCCCAATTTCTCATAAGCGGTATCAAAGGACTTTGGGAAGCTTGA
- a CDS encoding TolC family protein: MNKMVLISVVTVLSLQATELSELFRALKTKPITQVDRIAIDIAKLQKKRVEDSFYPDFNLFASYEYYNRDTNLRPVPPPEANRLIAKKEPLPFAKNIQRIGASFSVPLFVKKLFTLRKKLDFLIEAAKLKKDLNIYKNEAILLGSYANLNYLKELEIALNARKRSLLKTFEDTKIKVESGRAAPIALDKIETFLDGLDIALENVKTNEAKAKEVIESLTGMHIDSIQPIVQKQEIERKDLFALKLFDQKIEAQAKDVEAAKDEFVPKLILQGNYSKDYAQNDVMFNKSIDTDYGSLALKLVVPLSKANLTQIEIAKTNLLKEQKQKAQTKLELQAQAKSLQKQLTINMRAQRIAEEKVQHQRELLKYAKTAYDVGRLTQEEYLRYEEALLNAETNLASLKAKKWQIIAKLAVLYGNDLERIVE; encoded by the coding sequence ATGAACAAAATGGTTCTCATCTCGGTTGTGACAGTTTTAAGCCTGCAAGCAACCGAACTCTCAGAACTTTTTAGGGCATTGAAGACAAAGCCCATAACGCAAGTGGATAGGATTGCTATTGACATAGCAAAATTGCAAAAAAAGAGGGTAGAAGATAGTTTCTATCCCGATTTCAATCTTTTTGCCAGCTATGAGTATTATAACCGAGATACAAACCTGCGACCGGTTCCTCCTCCAGAGGCAAACCGGCTTATAGCAAAAAAAGAGCCTCTTCCTTTTGCCAAAAACATTCAGCGCATCGGTGCCTCTTTTTCTGTGCCTCTTTTTGTCAAAAAGCTTTTTACGTTGCGCAAAAAGCTTGATTTCTTAATAGAGGCTGCGAAACTAAAAAAAGATCTCAATATCTATAAAAATGAGGCGATACTCCTTGGAAGTTATGCAAATCTAAACTATCTAAAAGAACTCGAAATTGCTTTGAACGCAAGGAAACGGTCGCTACTGAAAACCTTTGAAGATACAAAGATAAAGGTTGAAAGTGGCAGAGCTGCACCGATTGCATTGGATAAGATCGAAACATTCCTTGACGGTTTAGATATTGCCTTAGAAAATGTCAAAACAAATGAAGCCAAAGCAAAAGAGGTGATAGAGAGTCTTACGGGAATGCATATAGATTCAATCCAACCAATAGTTCAAAAACAAGAGATCGAGCGAAAGGATCTTTTTGCACTCAAACTTTTTGATCAAAAGATAGAGGCCCAGGCTAAAGATGTGGAAGCTGCTAAAGACGAGTTTGTTCCAAAGCTTATTTTGCAAGGAAACTACAGTAAAGATTATGCGCAAAACGATGTGATGTTCAATAAAAGTATCGATACAGACTATGGAAGTTTGGCTTTGAAGCTTGTCGTACCTCTTTCAAAAGCGAATCTCACGCAAATCGAAATCGCAAAGACAAATCTTTTAAAAGAACAGAAGCAAAAAGCCCAAACAAAACTTGAATTGCAAGCTCAGGCAAAATCACTGCAAAAGCAGCTTACGATCAATATGAGAGCTCAAAGAATTGCCGAAGAAAAAGTGCAGCATCAGCGTGAACTGTTGAAATATGCAAAAACCGCGTATGATGTTGGCAGACTTACGCAAGAGGAGTATCTGCGGTATGAAGAGGCACTTTTGAATGCGGAGACAAATTTAGCTTCACTTAAGGCAAAAAAATGGCAAATAATTGCGAAACTTGCCGTACTCTATGGAAATGACTTAGAAAGGATTGTAGAATGA